Proteins found in one Leishmania major strain Friedlin complete genome, chromosome 35 genomic segment:
- a CDS encoding conserved hypothetical protein (previous protein_id=AAZ14475.1), with translation MSYSTNCDEGQVILSCSHVFHARCFRSFERYVRAQQRADALRIGEVSAPLACPVCRTQSYYKRIFYEGKAVAQRAAIVKVQAAVRGLLARRAYIKIKLQNNPEFRTRYVQERLARLSAAWQTFCAEQEQRRAGLQTALTVQQEMARAAFLSEEAWAEIWRKAVHGPSTSSEPGSSAAPSTAGASVQCPICLELIHCSQCPGTGAAASHAGGVRRLTGKDAVAAMWAAYEARKVAKRLPSVEPKAARASAGALVRSAVKGAAQRKTGNSLTPMPGAVASVRDGKVASSRAPEHRAGRQKGFAQPTAAAPWPEHANAFAALSSAPGVDAVGAHEAAVVLPQSGILLSCGHCFHAACIDCYERFHERRCLDMVEQDGGAVVAFPSRCPVCRSGYAKHPM, from the coding sequence ATGAGCTACTCCACCAACTGCGACGAAGGCCAGGTGATCCTAAGTTGCTCGCACGTCTTCCACGCCCGATGCTTTCGCTCCTTCGAGCGCTACGTGCGCGCTCAGCAGAGAGCTGATGCCCTTCGAATTGGCGAGGTTAGCGCCCCACTGGCGTGTCCGGTGTGCCGCACGCAGAGCTACTATAAGCGCATCTTTTACGAGGGCAAGGCGGTAGCGCAACGAGCGGCCATCGTCAAGGTACAAGCCGCTGTCCGCGGTCTCCTCGCGCGGCGCGCCTACATCAAGATAAAACTGCAGAACAACCCAGAGTTTCGCACGCGTTATGTGCAGGAACGTCTCGCCCGTCTGTCTGCTGCATGGCAAACTTTTTGTGCTGAGCAGGAGCAACGTCGAGCGGGTTTGCAAACAGCACTCACCGTGCAACAGGAGATGGCTCGCGCAGCCTTCCTGAGTGAAGAGGCATGGGCGGAGATCTGGAGGAAGGCAGTGCATGGCCCGTCCACCTCCAGCGAACCTGGAAGTTCGGCAGCTCCGTCAACGGCTGGCGCGTCGGTGCAGTGCCCTATATGCCTGGAGCTCATTCACTGCTCGCAGTGTCCCGGCACCGGGGCCGCCGCATCTCATGCAGGTGGGGTGCGCCGTTTGACTGGAAAGGAcgctgtggcggcgatgTGGGCGGCCTACGAAGCTCGAAAGGTGGCCAAACGTCTTCCGTCTGTCGAGCCGAAAGCGGCAAGGGCGTCTGCTGGCGCGCTTGTGAGATCTGCGGTGAaaggtgcagcgcagcgcaagaCGGGCAACTCATTGACCCCTATGCCCGGAGCTGTAGCCTCGGTAAGGGACGGAAAAGTTGCATCGTCGCGCGCACCAGAGCACCGAGCAGGACGCCAGAAAGGATTTGCTCAACcgacagctgccgcgccgtggcCTGAGCATGCGAATGCATTCGCTGCACTGTCGTCTGCCCCGGGAGTGGACGCGGTGGGCGCTCACGAGGCTGCCGTGGTGCTCCCGCAGAGTGGAATCCTGCTGAGTTGCGGTCACTGCTTCCACGCCGCGTGCATTGACTGCTACGAGCGCTTCCATGAGCGGCGTTGCTTGGACATGGTAGAGCAAGATGGTGGAGCAGTCGTCGCTTTTCCGAGCCGCTGCCCCGTTTGCCGCTCCGGCTACGCCAAACACCCGATGTAA
- a CDS encoding conserved hypothetical protein (previous protein_id=AAZ14476.1) has translation MAGIDYSKWDKLCDSGTSSGTEYEGDRDDKGHDDSSRAPQVTRLEYPSRVTLGPNGVQLEQVPPKASASPFPGTCAPPEETDNGSVAVARCPIKEESFHAEYDTGASNASSHATGNTAGRRDDDQERMGATDDDEDLLYESLARNGGREGSHHWWTQTEDTVTVSFLVPWETKGKSVTEFRLYEARSTTALESELLQAHLEITILVRPACLTSPSSGPSASAAPLRIHQVFRYPVKLSEDLIDGCWQLHFMPRRHLRLLVVQLFKEPVGLGMTLWWDRCFVTDTTSVIADTQTIPDRKRRMEATPGSKEKAGQFRKVWADAHEEFRRRAQERKRKIIE, from the coding sequence ATGGCGGGGATCGACTACTCGAAGTGGGACAAGCtgtgcgacagcggcaccagcagcggcaccgagTACGAAGGGGACAGGGACGACAAGGGGCACGATGACAGCAGCAGAGCCCCGCAGGTCACACGGCTGGAGTATCCGTCTCGCGTGACACTGGGCCCGAATGGGGTGCAGCTCGAGCAAGTGCCACCCAAAGCGTCGGCCAGCCCGTTTCCGGGGACGTGTGCACCTCCTGAGGAAACGGATAACGGCAGTGTTGCTGTGGCAAGATGCCCAATCAAGGAAGAGTCTTTTCACGCCGAGTACGACACGGGGGCTTCGAACGCCAGCAGTCACGCTACCGGCAACACAGCTGGGAGACGGGATGATGATCAGGAACGCATGGGCGCCACTGATGATGACGAGGATCTGCTATACGAGAGCCTTGCCCGCAACGGTGGCCGGGAGGGCTCCCACCACTGGTGGACCCAAACCGAAGACACGGTAACTGTCAGCTTTTTGGTGCCTTGGGAGACGAAGGGCAAGTCTGTGACCGAGTTTCGTCTCTACGAGGCACgctcgacgacggcgctAGAGTCGGAGCTGCTTCAAGCTCACTTGGAGATAACGATTCTGGTGCGGCCAGCGTGCCTGACATCGCCGAGTAGCGGCCCGTCTgcctcagcggcgcctcTCCGCATACACCAAGTGTTCCGCTACCCCGTGAAGCTATCCGAGGATCTGATTGACGGCTGTTGGCAGCTGCACTTCATGCCTAGACGTCACCTGCGTCTCTTGGTTGTGCAGCTCTTTAAAGAACCCGTTGGTCTTGGCATGACGCTGTGGTGGGACCGCTGCTTTGTAACGGACACGACTTCCGTGATTGCTGATACACAAACCATTCCAGACCGAAAGCGGCGGATGGAAGCGACGCCAGGGtcgaaggagaaggcgggGCAGTTCCGCAAAGTATGGGCCGACGCACACGAGGAGTTTCGTCGGCGTGCGCAGGAGCGCAAGCGTAAAATCATTGAGTGA
- a CDS encoding hypothetical protein (previous protein_id=AAZ14477.1), whose product MLNKADLVVFYFTYAALMMALMVCSVLSPIQVRSVGERNLFVYGVALAYNPPPSTWLAASDRASKSSIDIMDTSSGSSLPIEGVRIRTSLAHLPASTLTRCMTAYLVFASLCLLTCLSLLVSLFVQMLPLKHGRAAVLITRVLAVLVPLAAIACFAMAAVLGLQSHLYHNVAAGYYTDARRDSPVRKLHSGFFSSVAAAVIGLLVVLLSPVLRMW is encoded by the coding sequence ATGCTTAACAAGGCGGACTTGGTGGTGTTTTACTTCACCTACGCCGCTCTCATGATGGCACTGATGGTGTGCAGTGTCTTGTCACCCATCCAGGTGCGATCCGTTGGTGAGCGGAACCTGTTTGTTTACGGCGTAGCACTTGCGTACAACCCGCCACCCAGCACGTGGCTTGCGGCATCGGACAGAGCCTCGAAAAGCAGCATCGATATCATGGACACCAGTAGTGGGTCATCACTTCCCATCGAGGGAGTGCGCATTAGAACGTCGCTAGCGCACCTCCCCGCTTCGACGCTGACACGCTGCATGACCGCCTACCTTGTCTTTGCCTCATTGTGCCTCCTCACGTGCCTCTCACTCCTCGTCTCCTTGTTCGTCCAGATGCTGCCGTTGAAGCacggccgcgctgccgtcttGATCACGCGCGTTCTCGCGGTTCTCGTGCCGCTCGCTGCCATCGCCTGCTTCGCGATGGCGGCCGTTCTCGGGCTCCAGTCCCATTTGTATCACAATGTGGCAGCGGGGTATTACACTGACGCGCGCCGTGACAGCCCTGTAAGGAAGCTGCACTCTGGCTTCTTTtcctccgtcgccgctgcggtcaTCGGGCTCTTGGTCGTTTTGCTATCTCCCGTGCTCCGAATGTGGTga
- a CDS encoding putative RNA binding protein (previous protein_id=AAZ14478.1) encodes MADSSCTSAAASVATAAPAFDFKPLQKSNVDLFATAPQVKKLTRREKDKMLRELEVKRAKPRAVDDSSGAAGKGRKGQPRQSDRSAAVAEVVRSATISSSSDDASGIGNKGEKKKSLFETVFDTKEVEKELAAQEDRRSRKRSKKQVLRHALHSNEEEDARTVFVGNLPNTIHKRDVEKIFKSCGSITAVRIRCQALEELDEQHQNMGRAVRVLRGEIKKDAKYSATAYVLFDSAKSIASALEKNGLIFHNRHIVVTTMDVESRAYPPETSIFLGNVAYNTTEEDVWSFFQEHGIADVKRVRLVRDRETGDCKGFGYVEFMHASSVQPAIETRGDKLNGRELRIVHVNKSKEVKVATKSRREKRRSEHAGGRGGAEACKRSRSGGDGDGGSRGSAGYSNFKKPRTDSDLPSWAGLTTNPRRKMPKDLRPLVEGKVEFKPRGPRAPVKRKTRNPEK; translated from the coding sequence ATGGCGGACTCTTCGTGcacgtctgctgctgcttcggtGGCGACCGCTGCCCCCGCCTTTGATTTCAAGCCCCTCCAGAAGAGCAATGTCGACCTCTTCGCTACGGCGCCGCAGGTGAAGAAGCTCACTCGGCGTGAGAAAGACAagatgctgcgcgagctggaggTGAAACGAGCCAAACCCCGCGCCGTCGACGACTCCAGTGGCGCGGCCGGCAAGGGTCGGAAGGGGCAGCCGAGGCAGAGCGACAggagcgccgcggtggcggaggtggtaCGGTCCGCCACTATCTCGTCCTCGTCCGATGACGCCAGCGGTATCGGAAATAAGGgtgagaaaaagaaaagtCTCTTCGAGACCGTTTTCGACACAAAGGAGGTGGAAAAAGAGCTCGCCGCCCAGGAGGATCGCCGCAGCCGGAAGCGCTCGAAGAAGCAGGTGCTCCGGCACGCATTGCACTCcaacgaagaggaggacgcACGCACTGTCTTCGTGGGCAATCTGCCCAACACCATCCACAAGCGCGATGTGGAGAAGATTTTCAAGTCGTGCGGCAGCATCACGGCGGTCCGCATCCGCTGCCAGGCGCTAGAGGAGCtcgacgagcagcaccaaAATATGGGTCGCGCCGTGCGTGTACTGCGCGGCGAAATCAAGAAGGATGCCAAATACAGTGCAACGGCGTACGTCCTCTTCGACTCAGCCAAATCTATCGCATCGGCCCTGGAAAAGAACGGGCTAATCTTCCACAACCGCCACATAGTCGTGACAACGATGGACGTTGAGAGTCGTGCGTACCCGCCGGAGACGTCCATCTTCCTGGGCAACGTGGCCTACAACacgacggaggaggatgtgTGGAGCTTCTTTCAGGAGCACGGCATCGCAGATGTGAAGCGAGTCCGCCTGGTGCGGGATCGCGAGACAGGCGACTGCAAGGGCTTCGGGTACGTTGAGTTCATGCACGCCTCATCTGTCCAACCTGCCATAGAGACCCGCGGCGACAAGCTCAACGGGCGCGAACTGCGCATTGTGCACGTTAACAAGTCAAAGGAGGTGAAGGTGGCGACGAAGAGCCGACGCGAGAAGCGACGCAGTGAGcacgccggcggccgtggtggtgcagAGGCGTGCAAACGATctcgcagcggaggcgacggtgacggtggcAGTAGAGGCAGCGCAGGCTACTCCAACTTCAAGAAACCGCGCACCGACTCCGACCTTCCTTCGTGGGCAGGTTTAACGACAAACCCGCGGCGCAAGATGCCGAAGGACCTGCGGCCGCTGGTAGAGGGCAAGGTAGAGTTCAAGCCGCGCGGCCCACGCGCGCCAGTGAAGCGCAAAACGCGCAATCCAGAGAAGTAA
- a CDS encoding putative cytochrome P450 reductase (previous protein_id=AAZ14479.1), producing the protein MVQKRYVALAGALVLGATSAVLLMRQWRVQRERSEFAERYAKQIKAAREAHAQFLNGGSASPDSADISDADFDDEAAAVKVIYGSESGNAEGLAKGFVMTLRDRGVQAALIDPSRWAYMEDYLYHNKRNVPLFHPIKVASASTRAAKKESRKTPEEANTPRPPLVYIFIVATAGEGEPTGNFMALFQEMQSAVRRATTAKVPAQSSAVTAGAAPSSATEEAPFKNIYYAVFGLGDSSYKYYCRSATDTNTLLKKGGGINVHRVGFGDARYGMQEDVFDDWQEKVMLALEEKCGLEMTTGTRAPPKPELQFRFLSSTAATTAATTSTVPQAGPCGAAEGTAAPSATAITNNADPNRSVLLRTATPSSAVAAESTSAPPISLPFPPPPVLLEPSLLNPTRIHLVTKTQLSPPRDSDGSSVYRFCFETDGTGISFQAGDHLGIFPTNPPEMVARCAKALSIPAGELETPVELCEMVPSRGILRNVLPARVPLRVVLQRYVDLCGRPKKSALRVLAKYCADPVQQEAFLELLRLPAEEAEEAAAGSCAAWKPKKLRTVVDYLEKFPSCCCIPLGHFIEVMPRTQPRYYSIASDRMSHGTKVEIIVRVLTDGLASSYLAHRVEEGDEVFAYVRITTFHLPQRIGEKRPVLMIGPGTGAAAMVGFCYRKEAIMRKQPAAHYGPTVFLFGAQRRETEYFVKEEVQRWAMAPAEMKQWDADHPTSHAGLAARRSKTHSWEPLPTSVITTVDCAFSRDQEEKRYVTSLIDKHKDLIYEMLTSTAGGGCLVFLSGEASVMAKDVDRALVALLQDRGGMTRLAALEFLRRLESDHRYLKDVY; encoded by the coding sequence ATGGTGCAAAAGCGGTACGTGGCCCTGGCAGGAGCGTTGGTGCTTGGCGCCACCTCCGCGGTGCTTCTGATGCGACAGTGGAGagtgcagcgcgagcgcagcgAGTTTGCGGAGCGCTACGCGAAGCAAATAAAGGCGGCCCGGGAGGCGCATGCCCAGTTCTTGAACGGTGGCAGTGCTTCGCCGGACTCAGCGGACATTAGCGACGCCGACTtcgacgacgaggccgcgGCCGTGAAGGTTATCTACGGCAGCGAGTCTGGCAATGCCGAGGGACTGGCGAAGGGCTTTGTCATGACACTGCGCGACCGCGGCGTCCAGGCCGCGCTCATCGATCCTAGCCGGTGGGCGTACATGGAGGACTACTTGTACCACAACAAGCGAAACGTGCCGCTGTTTCACCCCATCAAGGTAGcgtccgccagcaccagGGCCGCCAAGAAGGAGAGTCGCAAGACTCCAGAGGAAGCGAACACACCACGTCCGCCGCTGGTGTACATCTTCATTGTTGCAACTGCTGGTGAGGGCGAACCGACCGGTAACTTCATGGCTCTCTTCCAGGAAATGCAgtcggcggtgcggcgagcTACCACAGCCAAGGTACCTGCCCAGTCCAGTGCCGTCACCGCaggtgcggcgccgtcgtcagCTACCGAGGAGGCACCATTCAAAAACATCTACTACGCAGTGTTCGGGCTCGGTGACAGCTCCTACAAGTACTactgccgctccgccaccgACACGAACACTCTTCTCAAAAAGGGTGGCGGCATCAACGTGCATCGTGTCGGCTTCGGCGACGCCCGCTACGGCATGCAGGAAGACGTCTTCGATGATTGGCAGGAGAAGGTGATGCttgcgctggaggagaagtgTGGGCTGGAGATGACAACGggcacgcgtgcgccgccaaAGCCCGAGCTCCAGTTCCGCTTCCTGTCTTCCaccgcagcgacgacggcagcgaccaCGTCCACCGTCCCTCAGGCGGGACCCTGCGGAGCCGCCGagggcaccgcagcgccgagcGCGACCGCCATCACGAACAACGCGGACCCGAATCGTAGCGTTCTCCTGAGAACCGCAACAccgagcagcgccgtggcggcggagagCACGAGCGCTCCGCCCATCTCGCTCCCGtttccgccgccaccggtgctgctggagccATCGCTACTGAACCCGACAAGGATCCACCTCGTAACGAAGACGcagctgtcgccgccgcgcgacagcgacggcagcagcgtctaCCGTTTCTGCTTCGAGACGGACGGCACAGGCATCTCGTTCCAGGCCGGTGACCATCTTGGCATCTTTCCCACGAACCCGCCGGAGATGGTGGCGCGGTGCGCCAAGGCCCTCTCCATCCCAGCAGGCGAGCTGGAGACACCGGTGGAGCTGTGCGAGATGGTGCCATCGCGCGGCATTCTCCGAAACGTACTGCCGGCCCGTGTACCTTTGCGCGTTGTGCTGCAACGCTACGTGGACCTGTGCGGCCGTCCAAAGAAGTCGGCCCTGCGCGTTCTCGCCAAGTACTGCGCTGACCCGGTCCAGCAGGAGGCTTTCCTTGagcttctccgcctccccgccgaggaggcggaggaggcggctgccggcaGCTGTGCTGCGTGGAAACCGAAGAAGCTGCGCACAGTCGTGGACTATCTCGAGAAGTTCCctagctgctgctgcattcCGCTTGGCCACTTCATCGAGGTCATGccacgcacgcagccgcgctaCTACTCGATCGCGTCGGACCGGATGTCCCACGGCACCAAGGTCGAGATCATCGTGCGAGTACTCACGGACGGGCTGGCCAGCTCCTACCTCGCCCATCGCGTCGAGGAAGGAGACGAGGTATTTGCGTACGTCCGCATCACCACCTTCCatctgccgcagcgcattGGAGAGAAGCGACCGGTGCTCATGATCGGCCCGggcaccggtgctgccgcgatGGTAGGGTTTTGCTACAGGAAGGAGGCCATCATGCGAAAGCAACCGGCGGCCCATTACGGCCCGACCGTTTTCCTCTtcggcgcgcagcgtcgcgaaACGGAGTACTTTGTAAAGGAGGAGGTCCAGCGCTGGGCTATGGCGCCGGCCGAGATGAAGCAATGGGACGCCGATCACCCGACCTCCCACGCGGGgctggcggcgcgccgcagcaagACACACTCGTGGGAGCCACTGCCCACCTCTGTCATCACCACCGTTGATTGCGCCTTCAGTAGAGAtcaagaggagaagaggtaCGTCACCTCTCTCATTGACAAGCACAAGGATCTCATCTACGAGATGCTCAcgagcaccgccggcggcggatgCCTTGTCTTCTTGTCCGGTGAAGCATCTGTCATGGCGAAGGACGTGGACCGGGCactggtggcgctgctgcaggaccgTGGAGGCATGACGCGCCTGGCGGCGCTTGAGTTTCTCCGGCGCCTAGAGAGCGACCACCGCTATCTCAAGGATGTGTACTAG
- a CDS encoding conserved hypothetical protein (previous protein_id=AAZ14480.1): MSSDDIDALRSELLRQKIIFEAELRRQRETFEERLSLITNELADREADCRNLQSVITILGRKVDAIAEQRQYIAVVHRPPTPTRQPSIHESPFRRETSALVPPPSSNGDAQEHERATSVKKSSSRRPSPSLNAPPAFVRRSGMPITRVASISALSRTSSPHVHGHAARPLLRTNTSATVTSEGNSNSEKRALRHRAVSKRRTSSVSHLAGLRSTDDW, translated from the coding sequence ATGAGCTCAGACGACATAGACGCCCTCCGTTCAGAGCTGCTTCGGCAGAAGATTATATtcgaggcggagctgcgccgccagcgtgaGACGTTTGAGGAGCGGCTTTCACTCATCACCAATGAGCTGGCGGATCGCGAGGCAGATTGCCGCAATCTTCAGTCGGTCATCACCATCCTCGGCCGCAAAGTGGACGCCATCGCGGAGCAGCGTCAGTACATTGCCGTAGTTCACCGTCCACCTACACCAACGCGCCAGCCCAGCATACATGAGAGCCCGTTCCGTCGTGAGACCTCCGCTCTCGTGCCGCCCCCGAGTAGCAACGGTGATGCGCAAGAACACGAGCGCGCCACCTcggtgaagaagagcagctcGCGCCGGCCCTCGCCGTCCCTCAACGCCCCCCCGGCGTTTGTGCGGCGCTCGGGCATGCCCATCACCCGGGTTGCGTCTATTAGTGCCCTCAGCCGTACAAGCAGCCCGCACGTGCATGGACACGCTGCCCGTCCGCTTCTCAGGACAAACACGTCCGCTACCGTGACGAGCGAGGGGAATAGCAACAGTGAAaagcgtgcgctgcggcaccgcgctgTGTCGAAGCGGCGCACGAGCAGCGTAAGTCACCTCGCGGGCCTCAGGTCTACAGATGACTGGTAA
- a CDS encoding conserved hypothetical protein (previous protein_id=AAZ14481.1), with product MQRFCSSALRRCSAGGVARLAVPFSHASPALVVPRREASSLRAAATGSAEASRSPAKPSAAGETQAAPELDAKAAEQVRLAQELGEQAFSENTEILKKVAFRGLRAFVMCAVGVAAFMWAMKKKKQERQADALPGVEAPRAAHAEGHDDPTQRYLQEMRGLGFDVETLEEELEHERVAKATASQKLAGRLS from the coding sequence ATGCAACGATTCTGCTcgagcgcgctgcggcgctgctctgcggGCGGTGTGGCGCGCCTCGCTGTACCCTTCTCGCACGCGAGCCCCGCGCTTGTGGTGCCGCGCCGAGAGGCTTCGTCGTtacgagcagctgcgactgGATCTGCAGAGGCCAGTCGCTCGCCAGCAAAGCCGTCTGCAGCTGGCGAGACACAGGCTGCACCCGAGTTGGACGCAAAGGCGGCAGAGCAGGTGCGGCTCGCGCAGGAGTTGGGCGAGCAGGCCTTCAGTGAGAACACGGAGATCCTGAAGAAAGTAGCGTTTCGCGGGCTGCGCGCCTTCGTCATGTGTGCTGTCGGTGTCGCCGCCTTCATGTGGGCGATGAAGAAGAAAAAGCAGGAACGCCAGGCGGACGCGCTGCCAGGTGTTGAGGCTCcccgcgccgcgcacgctgAGGGGCATGACGACCCGACGCAGCGGTATTTGCAGGAGATGCGCGGGCTCGGCTTTGATGTggagacgctggaggaggagctggagcatGAGCGAGTCGCCAAGGCCACTGCTTCTCAGAAGCTCGCGGGACGGTTGTCGTAA
- a CDS encoding conserved hypothetical protein (previous protein_id=AAZ14482.1) translates to MHLPPGTTKRALGRLRIVWCCVVTAESWHALFVGLPILFFTTLFVTVVVPRGEWLTYVFTALFTTISVTCLTLSVTLDPGVIPPAPQSQQPTQSTAVTVGGQPVLCKVCTTCHIIRPPRSTHCRFCDVCVEEFDHHCGIIGSCVGKRTFRFFGGFFVITSFLVLYILIRSFIILVSTDFKPANERPHLIWLAASCTLCIVAAVIGAILVMPCAGRYIMLSASNSTVKETMRTQRQQTQSGEQPPGVVPVAEARSGKYCVNLLRRLFSPIGRSRIPFDYYV, encoded by the coding sequence ATGCACCTGCCGCCCGGCACGACGAAACGAGCGCTCGGCCGGCTGCGCATTGTGTGGTGCTGCGTGGTGACCGCCGAGAGCTGGCATGCCCTTTTCGTCGGTTTGCCGATTCTGTTCTTCACGACCCTCTTCGTTACGGTCGTCGTGCCGCGCGGGGAGTGGCTCACTTACGTCTTCACGGCCCTCTTCACCACTATATCAGTTACGTGCCTGACACTGTCGGTTACCCTCGACCCCGGCGTCATCCCGCCAGCcccgcagtcgcagcagccaACGCAGTCGACAGCCGTCACGGTGGGCGGGCAGCCTGTGCTGTGCAAGGTGTGCACAACGTGCCACATCATTCGGCCACCACGCAGTACACACTGCCGGTTCTGCGACGTCTGCGTGGAGGAGTTTGACCACCACTGCGGTATCATCGGCAGCTGCGTGGGGAAGCGGACGTTCCGTTTTTTCGGCGGCTTTTTTGTCATTACGAGTTTCCTGGTGCTCTATATCCTTATCCGTTCCTTTATCATCCTCGTATCGACGGACTTCAAGCCAGCGAACGAACGGCCGCACTTGATCTGGCTGGCTGCCTCGTGCACCCTCTGCATTGTGGCCGCGGTCATAGGTGCGATTCTGGTGATGCCGTGTGCCGGTCGCTACATTATGCTAAGCGCCTCCAATTCCACCGTGAAGGAGACGATGCGCacccagcggcagcagacgcaGTCGGGGGAGCAGCCACCTGGTGTCGTTCCTGTAGCGGAGGCGAGGAGCGGCAAATACTGTGTCAATCTTCTTCGCCGCCTGTTTAGCCCCATCGGACGCAGCCGCATCCCTTTCGACTACTATGTCTAG
- a CDS encoding hypothetical protein (previous protein_id=AAZ14483.1), producing the protein MRPRCVALLHVAGRRAEVGRVDAPDNADSRAGNLCGVVVRVRFRRRLWADAGEHVVVQWGVVRHAHDLKDGGRHQVCGVLAGGAVEQDGLLPPVCTERGARQQLQQLRQLVASVADMVAVRGVDEVTHALWRGLRFGLPQAPPIDPSHNQLEHVLSVPK; encoded by the coding sequence ATGCGTCCACGCTGCGTAGCGCTGTTGCATGTGGCCGGTCGCCGTGCTGAGGTAGGCCGAGTCGATGCCCCAGACAATGCGGATAGCAGAGCCGGTAATCTTTGTGGCGTCGTCGTACGAGTGCGCTTCCGTCGTCGGCTTTGGGCTGACGCTGGTGAGCATGTAGTGGTGCAGTGGGGTGTCGTGCGGCACGCCCACGATCTGAAGGATGGTGGCCGCCATCAGGTCTGTGGGGTCCTTGCCGGCGGTGCCGTAGAACAGGATGGATTGCTGCCGCCCGTCTGCACGGAAAGGGGTGCTCGTCAGCAACTGCaacagctgcgccagctaGTGGCTTCAGTTGCCGAtatggtggcggtgcgtgggGTGGACGAGGTCACGCATGCACTCTGGCGTGGCCTCCGTTTCGGGCTCCCACAGGCTCCGCCCATCGACCCCTCCCACAATCAGCTGGAGCACGTGCTCAGTGTTCCGAAATGA
- a CDS encoding hypothetical protein (previous protein_id=AAZ14484.1) yields the protein MKLEPRERRPRSDYILDNAAALQLGKLYLGWGRSKRRSKPKLATPAAVSKPKTAPVKASTKTTNKAAAAESSQVSEKAATVAPRTPAKQVPAKHATSATPVAKRPRGRPRKTTSPAAVVKSMPPKTRTRGRPATTPAKAPRKAATRDRVPSRKNPNPVVKSISSKVVAAATAAAAAVSASAKVPATPLPHTPRKTARVLATKTVVQQYHRRRANSKVPPVIPNPVPTPALLLGAAEQWVGSDDVTVLVRTMNGTSFRLACTSESTLWELKRRILEVIMPWTASASPGSMVRLPMLVMNGRALGPETATLAALRFSAESTVYCFPEPN from the coding sequence ATGAAGCTGGAGCCGCGCGAGCGTCGGCCGCGGTCGGACTACATTCTAGACAACGCAGCTGCGTTGCAGCTGGGCAAGCTCTACCTCGGCTGGGGCCGCAGCAAAAGACGCTCGAAGCCCAAACTCGCAACACCCGCCGCTGTGTCGAAGCCGAAGACGGCGCCGGTAAAGGCTTCCACGAAGACGACAAacaaggcagcggcggcagaatCGTCGCAAGTGTCGGAGAAGGCAGCGACGGTAGCGCCACGCACGCCAGCAAAGCAAGTACCCGCGAAGCACGCCACAAGTGCAACCCCAGTAGCAAAACGTCCTCGTGGAAGGCCGCGCAAAACGACATCACCGGCTGCGGTCGTCAAGAGCATGCCGCCCAAAACCAGAACCCGCGGACGTCCCGCGACGACACCAGCGAAGGCACCGCGAAAGGCGGCCACTCGGGATCGGGTGCCATCCCGCAAGAACCCGAACCCGGTGGTGAAGTCGATCTCCTCGAaggtggtggctgcggcgacggccgcggcggcggccgtgagTGCCAGCGCCAAGGTACcagccacgccgctgccgcacactCCTCGCAAGACCGCCAGGGTGCTCGCCACGAAGACTGTCGTGCAGCAGTACCACCGTCGAAGGGCAAACAGCAAGGTACCACCAGTGATCCCCAACCCGGTGCCTACACCGGCACTCTTGCttggcgcagcagagcagtgggtcggcagcgacgacgtaACCGTGCTCGTGCGCACCATGAACGGGACAAGCTTCCGCCTGGCTTGCACCTCCGAGTCGACCCTGTGGGAACTCAAGCGTCGTATCCTGGAGGTCATTATGCCATGGACTGCATCGGCGTCTCCAGGCTCGATGGTGCGCTTACCGATGCTGGTCATGAACGGACGTGCGCTGGGGCCAGAGACTGCCACGCTAGCCGCGCTGCGCTTCTCGGCGGAGTCGACGGTCTACTGCTTTCCCGAGCCGAACTGA